Below is a genomic region from Rhododendron vialii isolate Sample 1 chromosome 5a, ASM3025357v1.
AAGAGGAGATGGGAACGAAATCTGGCTCCTCCGGCGTATTCTCTGGCTCCTCGTGATCTTCTCCAGCATATTGGATTGGGAAGTTGAATTGGGAAAAGTGAAGTTATATTGGAAAAAGTTACTACTAGAAAACCAGTGGGTTTTCTTTTAGGGAGTttataaatacaactgcgaatttactgcatgtaacttgtttttaagtaaataatattcggacaaaaatgcccttataaaaatggacaaaaatatccctacTTTTATTACATACAACCACAAATATATAACCACGTCAAAAAAACATACATCCCATAAGTCCATAACCCACCCACgtttccctccatttttttccaTCTCCTTCTAGGGGAAACCGTCTGGTTCTCTGGTTCCATTCCAAACCACCATTGTTGAGCTCCCACCATTGTTGAGCTCCCACCATAAATTCAGTCGACATCTGCCTTCGAACTCTCGCCTCACACCTTCTAACTCTCAATGGAAACCTCCATTGCTTCTTCTCCCTCCATTGGTAAAGAAGAAGTCTTGAACCCAGCATATGAGAGCAATGTGCATTTTGATTGGGGATTGGAAGGTTGTGCAATGGAAATGGAAGTTGACAAGGAAGAGGGAGCCATGGATGTTGTAGTTTCAGAGCCAAAATCACAGCACGAGGTAACTCATCACTCCTCCATTTTTAGCCTGGTTCTGTCCCGACATTGTCATattctaaaaattgaaattacgccataatttcaaactctagagtttgaaaattagaaacaatatcatattctaaaactcgaaattatgccaaaatttcaaactctagagttcgaAACTTGTCGACAATAATCACTCCTCCATTTTAAATCTGGTTCTGGCACGACATTGTCAGattataaaacttgaaattaggccaacatttcaaactctagagtttgaaaattgcagatatatcatattctaaaactcgAAATGTTGctgaaatttcaaactctagagtttgaatttGTAGACAATAATCACTCTCCCATTTTTAAGCTGGTTCTGTCCCGATGTGTTCaaattctaaaattcaaaattatgcTAAATTTGCAAACTCTAAAGTTTGAAACTTATATCATATTCTAAATCTTGAACTTATCACAAAATTACAAACACTAGAGTTCGAGACTTGCTGataatatcatattctaaaacttgaaatgTTGCCAAACTTTTAAACTTTAGAGTTCGAATATTGTGCAGATTGTGtttaattgatttttcttttggtgTTCTAGGGTGACACTTCAACATTTGGTAGTCATGTAGGACCCGCAACTAATCCTACTCCCACTCCTACACTATATGATATATTATACGGAGCATTTCACAACGGACAAGGTGAGTGTTTCAAACCATGGAGTTTTTTTTCATGTGCAGCCTTATGGTGCGGgttatgattattttttttacctttctaCAGGTATTTTTGTCCGAGAAAGAATTGGTAGAGTGGACAAGATCTACGGGTAAACGATACGGCTTTGTCATTATCATTAAGGCCTCGGAGAAGTTTATTAAGAATCGCAAACCAAGGATGAGGTTTTCATGCGAAAGGAGCGGGAAGTATAGGAAGTTTGTGAAGAAGTCTTTGGGGGAGGAGGTGGCTGTGAAGAAAAGGGCGACGCGTTCCACGGGCgtaaagaaaattgaatgcCCATTTCTATTGAAAGGTGTAAAGGACAATGATGGTTGGACTGTCTCTATCCACAATGGCACTCACAATTATCCCCCAGCGGTGTATTTGGAGGGGCATTCGTATCCTGGAAGGTTGTCAGTGGAGCAAACTGCCATGTTGGTGGATTTGTCAGTCTCTATGGTTAAACCCAAACAAATTCTAAGTCAGTTAAAGGGCAATGATCCTTCGAACGTCACGACAATCAGAGATGTGTACAATGCACGACATAAGTATGGAGTGATAGAGAAAGCGGGGAGAACTCAAATGCAACATCTAATGGCTCGGCTACAACATTTTAGCTATGTGAATTGGGACCGTTCGAACAAGGATGGGAATGTCACGGACTTGTTTTGGGCTCCCCCTTGCGCTGGAGAGATGTTACGTGCTTTCCCTCGAGTGTTAATGATGGATTGCACGTACAAGACAAATAGGTACAAGTTTCCATTGCTACAAATTGTTGGCGTAACATGTACGGAGTTGACTTTTAACGTAGCCTTTGCTTTCATTGAGTGTGAAAAGGCGAAAAACTACACTTGGGTGTTGGAGAAGTTAAAGGGCATGATGGATGCCGATTCGCTTCCGGTTGTTATCGTCATGGATAGGGAGTTGACGCTTATGAATGCCATCAGAAGTGTTTTCCCTCATGCTACCAATCTCTTATGTAGGTTTCATATCTCAAAGAACGTCTTAGCTAAGTGTAGGAAGATGTTTGATGACAAGACGTGGGAGGAGTTTAGTTGTAGTTGGGGCCTAGTTGTCCTTTCAGCGAGTGCTACACAGTATGAAGAGTGCCTTCGTGCTTTGAAGCGTGATTTTCAAATGTTTCCTGCAGCACTTGATTATGTTGAGAAAAATTGGTTAATACCTTATAAGGAGAGGTTTGTTGGAGCTTGGACGGATAAAGTCATGCATTTTGGTAACCTAACAAGTAATAGGTAAATGTTTTATTCGCAATTTAAGCACTTTCTTTTTGCATTTCAAGTAAAATCTATATATGTTATTTGATATGGCTAACGTCtggatatatttattttttcgtagGGCGGAGAGTGCACATGCTGCGCTAAAACATCAACTAGAGCACTCCCAATGCAACTTTGACAATATATGGGAgaaaatcactacaagaaaaagtatgtttagtgacgaaaaagtggcgacaaaatttaatttcgtcgctaaatgagtatatttggcgacaaaaaaataaattcgtcactgttttgataacttccttgacgaaattattttgtcaccaattataactatttagtgacgaaaaagatattcttgtcaccaaaggctcctatttggcgacgaaataaaattttcgtcaccaaaagagtaaaaaatgagacgaaattattttttgtcacaaaaaataactattcggtgacggaaaaaatattttttcgccaaataaaccaatttggtgacgaaaaatattttcgtcttctttttacattttcagtgacgaaaaatttatcctttggtgacgaaatttatgaattacgctttgtcaccaaatatatttcgggcataactctttgctcagaactccgattgagataatctaaattgggtttgaacaataacataaagagctacgactttcatgtttattaaaattgctaattttaatgtttaatagttaaaaatggcgttcaaaatatattttaatgttcaatgtatgtgttatatattagatatttcaaacatatgctgaaaagtttgtgtggtgtagttggttaaagcatgCGTGCAAAACATAGGAGACTCAGGTTtgaaaccccgcaggagcaagaaagtgagatttttttcacatataagaatttctttcgtgacgaaaaatttcgtcaccaatgggtcacttttgacgagccaaagggaataatttgtgacgaaattttttgtcatcaaaaaagcacaataggtgacgaagaaaatttcgtcaccaagtcatttttccgtgacgaaatttttcgtcaccaaaaggcactataggtgacgaaaaatagatttcgtcaccaggtaggaatcctcgacaacctttaatcgacaaattttttttcgtcacctatattatttgagacgaaaaacatacaatttgcgacgattttcattcgtcacccaatgcaatttttcttgtagtgaatgcACTGACTTATTTTGTTACAAGAAACTGAAGTCAAAGCTTCTTTGGAGAAGAGTCTTACTTTTATCCCACATGAATTTAGGAGTCCTATATTTGAGATGCTGAGGGGAGTTGTTTCGAAGAATGGCATGACACATGTTTAGCCGCGTCTCGTCAAGTTGAATGGATTGTGGAATCGAACCATGCGTGCGAGTGTGCTTTGAGGTACACCCATGGTTTACCTTGCGCTCATGAGATTGCTCATTACAAGACGAAAAATATCCCTCTACCGCTTGAGTTAACACACGACCATTGGAAAAGGCTGTCTTTGGTTCCAGCCAAGAATGATGCTTCGTTGGGGGAGACAATTAAGGCTAAGTTTCAGATTTTCTACGATAGATTTGTTAGTGAAAAGCCTGATGTCTAGCGCAATATGTTCAAAAAGTTCGAAGAGGCTATCAATCCGGATTGCACTACCCTTGTTGAACCCCAAGAGAAGGCAAAGCCACGCGGTCGcatgtcaacaaaagaaaaaaatgcagccAAAGTGCGAAATGCAACCAAAGTAAAAAATTCGACGCGTAGGGATCCTTCGGAGTTTGAGCACGTTTTGGCCTCCCTTCAACCCTCCCTTGAAACCCCCAAGGCAGTCAAACAGAAACCGCGGCGCAATCCGAGAGCCAAAGAAAAAGTTGCAGCACAAGTTTCAACATGCCACTTCATTGATCAATTTCTGGAACCAATAAGACCTTACATCGAATCGGTTAAGGATGTTGAATCTGATGGGAATTGTGGGTTCCGGGCAATTCATCAATGAGGATTGTAATTAGCATGAGTGGAAACAAGTAAGAATTGATTTGCTAAGAGAGTTGGATGCAAATTTTGACTTGTACGAAAGAGTGGCATTGAGGAGCGGGGAGGGCTTGGGAATTACATGGCATTTTAAATTGGTATGAAAGTCCAGCGCCACAGGCTAAGTGGATGACAATGCCAGACATGGGTCACCTCATAGCCTCTACTTATAACTGTGTCCTCATCCACTTATCAAAACTACAATGCCTTACATTCCTTTCCCTCCAATCTAAACCCCTACCCTCCATGAAGCGAAAGGTTATTGCTATTGGATTCGTTGATGGCGGACACTTTGTACAGGTACTCAAGTTATTAGTTTATTATTTGCACATTTCTATATAACGAATGTTGCTCTTGAAGTCCAAGTCAATGTAATTGTTATACATACCCTCTCATTTGTACATAATGAATGTTACTCTTAAAGTCCAattaaagttaattttttttaaaacctacTATGGCAGGTGTTCCTCAAAAAGGGTTCTCCCATGCCACTAATAGCTTGCAATTGGACAATCTATCGCGACTCTATAGCCAAAAATTGGGATGTACCATATGTCAAGGCCATTCAAAAGTTCAAGGAGATCATTGGCAATGACGTTGCAACAAAGGAGGTCATTGATATGGATTAGAcatttttatttgtcaaatgTATCTTGTACTTTGTGCTCGTATTTTGGGAAATAGAATGGTGATTGCACTTTGGATCCTAATATCTGACAAATTGTAGTTGTACGTATTTTGGTACTTATGGATGAATGTTGGCAATCAGGTACTTATGGATGAATGTTGGCAGTCAGACAAAGAACTTTCAGATGCTAGAGTTTGAGCAAACTGCTTACAATCATACTCTAGTACATGAAATTTGGGAAATATTTCAATGTAATGAATTCgaaattagtaaaaatttcATACTTTAATTTCTGATTTTGTTATGCAATTTCATATCCATGCCAGACATGGGCCACCTCATAGCATTTGTTTTTCACGTGGTGCTCATCTTGTAATCGAATCACCAATGCCTTACGTTCCTTCCACTACGATATCCGCCCCAtccccttgcctacatttgattaCGCTTGGACATGTTGATTTCACAGGATAGTAGGCACCAATGTGGTAAGATACTGGTTACTATAATTTATATATTTCAGATTATGTATTTCAATTTCTGGAATCTGAAATACTGGCATTATTTCatactctagagtttgaaatttataaGGATTTTCATTTTGTAATGTATGATATTGATGTAATGCACAGACTAGGTTGGTATAATTTAATTTATGCGTTTCGGATAACGTAGTTCAATTTCTGGAATCTAAAATGTTGGTAAAAGTTCATACTCTAAAGTTCCAAACTTTTGAGGATTTTCATATTCTAATGTATGAAGTTTATGTAATATTTCTAGTTCTAGATATTGAAATGTTTGGATAGTATGTTGTTAAGGACTGGGCTGGGTTCAATTTCTAGAATCTGAAATGTTGGTAAAATTTCATACTCTAGAGTTCCAAATTTTTGAGGATTTTCATATTCTaatgtatgaattttttttaatatttctaGTTCTAGATATTGAAATGTTTGCATAGTATGTTGGTAAGGACTGAGTTGGGTTCAATTTCTAGAATCTGAAAtgttgggaaaatttcataCTCTAGAGTTCTAAATTTTTGAGGATTTTCATATTCTAATGTATGAAGTTTTTGTAATATTTCTAGTTCTAGATATTGAAATGTTTGCATAGTATGTTGGTAAGGGCTAGGTTGGGTTCAATTTCTAGAATCTGAAGTGTTGGTAAAATTTCATACTCTAGAGTTCTAAATTTTTGAGGATTTTCATATTCTAATGTATGAAGTTTTTGTAATATTTCTAGTTCTAGATATTGAAATATTTGCATAGTATGTTGGTAAGGACTGGGTTGGGTTCAATTTCTAGAATATGAAATATTGCTATAATGTCATACTCTAGGGTTTGAAATTGACAtgacttttcaaattttaacatCCGAATGTTGGTAAAACAAATGCGAcagttgtttatttatttaattttctacAAACCTGTAGCCGCAAGTATTTGTCAAATGCACGAATAAGCTAACACATATATTAGCAACATATTTGTCAAAAATTATGCTACCAAGAAATTGAACATAGTATCCATCAATCGCCATATCCTACATCATCAAATAATACACAAAATAAATACATCCATCGAGAACTACCATGGCTAACTAGTGCAAAATATGTCTGTCATGAACGCCATATGGCATTACTAATCCATCATAAAACAAAAGGTATTCCACCACAGACCATGTGTCAAGTGAAATGGTTGCGCCGAGCGTGCCGAGCGAAAAAACAACCTGAGCTAGGACCTGGTGTGCTAGGGTGAGCAGCGTCTTAGCCCCTCAAAATCCTCTGCACTTCACGAAGGGTATTTTTCATGTCAAACGGGGAAATATGTGTTCCACTCAAGCAACTGTCTAAAAGGACCAAAGCCGCTGCAATCCGCTCTTCTGCACTCTCAATATTATGCCCGTCTCTGCGACCACGTGCCACCTTCAAGTGTGAGACCCTCCTAAACCAAGGAAGGTAGTCTTGGTGTGACTCCCAAGGAATTCCAGGTGTAACCGGAACTCGCTTGTCCTCATGTAGCATATGGTCACGCCAATTTTGCCAAAGACCATTTGTATACTGGTACACCACACTGTAGGTAGCAGACGTAGATCCTCTAGTACCCCGCAACGGGGCTAACGGAGGCCCGGGGACTAACTGCACAAGGCCGAACTGCCTCAAAACTCTGTCCGGTAGGTAGGGCTCAACGACGATCATGCAACAGATGCAGCCAGTGTATAAAGCTATATCTGCCACAACTTGCCTACGTTCTCTATACGGGTTAAAAACCATCTGCCCAACAAATTTTGCATAAGTCAATTGATTAGTTCAATAAAACTTACAAGTATGTATTCTAGTTACCTGGCTAGCTTGGACATCGTCCAACATCTCACGGTAGCGGACTGTGGTGGCCGACTTAGCCTCCTTACGACTTTGCCAGTGTGCTGCCCGTGGTAGGTCCTCCGTGTAGTTTGCATTTATGGCGTGCTGGAACATAGGAAAATGCTCTTGAATCCATGCCTGCATTTTAGTACACATAATTCATATATTTAGTAATTCAGAATCCATGTGTACATTGCAAGTTTaacgtgtccgtatccgtgtcaAAATTAATGTCCCAAATCTATAAAATTCATGTCCCAATTATAAAAAGTACAAAGTCTATCAATGTGTATGCATGTATctatatcctctctctctctctagcaaatCTCTTTAAGTTTGAAcatgtctctctttctctataactctctgtctctcatttcaattttttaagtAAATTGTCCGTGTATAATGTGCGAGAGATATCTAATTTTTTCACGTATTTGATGAATAAATACATGTAATTAATGTGCGAGAGATATCTAAATCGTTGTTCGTGTagcaatatttttgaaaataactaACTACCTCCAACAAGGTCATGTAGCCACCCATCTGCATAACGTGACTTCTACTTGCTTGTCCAAGCTGCCTATACAGGAACCCCAATGCTCCTACACCCCAAGCATACCTCTTGACCTATCCCAAGTCAGACAAAAGAGCGAGGCAGGAAACATTCACCCTAATTCCAGTCTTGTCCACAAATAGTGTGGTCCTGAGAAGGTACAACAAGAAAGCCCGTGCACAATAATCCACCCTCTCATCTGTGGCATCATCTCCCACATTCATGAAAGTATTTTTCAACCAGTGCAACACCACCACAAGAAACAGCGTCACTCGCTGCAGCCACTGTCACACCAAGACATCTATGCATAAGAGCAACACAATCCTCCTTACTATGAACCTCTGCATGCACAGCTAACCCCTCGACTGGGAGCCCAACAAGATAGAGCACGTCTTCAAGTGTAATGGTCATCTCCCCAAACCCAAAGTGGAAGTTGTTTGTCTCTGGGTGCCACCTCTCCACAAACGCAGACACTAACACCTTGTTGCAATACCTGTAAGTAATTTGAGCGAGTGGAA
It encodes:
- the LOC131327407 gene encoding protein MAINTENANCE OF MERISTEMS-like; this encodes MQMGGYMTLLEAWIQEHFPMFQHAINANYTEDLPRAAHWQSRKEAKSATTVRYREMLDDVQASQMVFNPYRERRQVVADIALYTGCICCMIVVEPYLPDRVLRQFGLVQLVPGPPLAPLRGTRGSTSATYSVVYQYTNGLWQNWRDHMLHEDKRVPVTPGIPWESHQDYLPWFRRVSHLKVARGRRDGHNIESAEERIAAALVLLDSCLSGTHISPFDMKNTLREVQRILRG
- the LOC131327410 gene encoding uncharacterized protein LOC131327410, encoding MTMPDMGHLIASTYNCVLIHLSKLQCLTFLSLQSKPLPSMKRKVIAIGFVDGGHFVQVFLKKGSPMPLIACNWTIYRDSIAKNWDVPYVKAIQKFKEIIGNDVATKEVIDMD
- the LOC131327795 gene encoding protein FAR1-RELATED SEQUENCE 5-like — translated: METSIASSPSIGKEEVLNPAYESNVHFDWGLEGCAMEMEVDKEEGAMDVVVSEPKSQHEGDTSTFGSHVGPATNPTPTPTLYDILYGAFHNGQELVEWTRSTGKRYGFVIIIKASEKFIKNRKPRMRFSCERSGKYRKFVKKSLGEEVAVKKRATRSTGVKKIECPFLLKGVKDNDGWTVSIHNGTHNYPPAVYLEGHSYPGRLSVEQTAMLVDLSVSMVKPKQILSQLKGNDPSNVTTIRDVYNARHKYGVIEKAGRTQMQHLMARLQHFSYVNWDRSNKDGNVTDLFWAPPCAGEMLRAFPRVLMMDCTYKTNRYKFPLLQIVGVTCTELTFNVAFAFIECEKAKNYTWVLEKLKGMMDADSLPVVIVMDRELTLMNAIRSVFPHATNLLCRFHISKNVLAKCRKMFDDKTWEEFSCSWGLVVLSASATQYEECLRALKRDFQMFPAALDYVEKNWLIPYKERFVGAWTDKVMHFGNLTSNRAESAHAALKHQLEHSQCNFDNIWEKITTRKNAEGSCFEEWHDTCLAASRQVEWIVESNHACECALRYTHGLPCAHEIAHYKTKNIPLPLELTHDHWKRLSLVPAKNDASLGETIKAKFQIFYDRFVSEKPDV